The region AAGGTGCGTATCTCACCGCTAGTGGGGTCCATCTCAAAGAGGTGCTCCTCATTGCCTTCCACAATCTCATACGTGAGGCGCCCGCTCTCCCCAAAGTCACTGTCCAGGGCGCGGACGGTGCCCACAGGGTAGCCCACCCCAGCATTGCGTGgcacctgcagctctgcagtgtcATTGATGAGGGCGGGCAGGACGATGAGGGGTGCATTGTCATTGACATCGAGCACAGTTACACGCACCGTGGCGTTGCTTTCGCGGTGGGGTGAACCTGAGTCTTTGGCCAGCACACGAAACTCAAAGTGCTTTGTCTGCTCGTAGTTGAAGCTCCTCAGGGCGTAGATAGCACCATTGGTGGGGTTGACGGAGACATAGGTGTAGATGGAGACATCTCCCACATGTCCGGGCAGAATGGAGTAAGAGACTGTCCCATTTTGGCCCAGGTCGGGGTCCTGGGCCAAGACGGAGCCCAGGTACTCTCCAGGGATATTGTTCTCAGGCACCTGTAACACATAGAGGTTCTTGCTGAAGCGGGGTGGGTTGTCATTCTCATCGAGGATCCGGACAGAAAATGACTTGGTGGAGTTGAGTGGGGGGTTGCCCCCGTCACGTGCAACGATGGTCACATTGTACTCATCCTGTGCCTCACGGTCCAGGGGCCGGTCAGTGACCACAGTGTAGAAGTTGTCATAGTTCTCCTCTAGGGTGAAAGGGACGGCTCCGGGCCCGCTGCCACTGCCCAGCACCCGGCACTGAAGCTGTCCATTCTTGCCCGAGTCACGGTCAGTGACCCGCACCAGCGCAATGACAGTGCCCGGTGGGGCAGCCTCACTCAGTGCTCCCTGGCGAACGGAGACAAAGCCAATGGTGGGAGCATTGTCATTGCGGTCGATGAGGCGGACAGTGACCTTGCAGTGAGCAGGGATGGGATTGGGCCCTAGGTCCCGAGCCTGGACATCAATCTCAATGAGGCCGCTCTCCTCATAGTCCAGGTTGCCCTTGACACGGATGAGGCCACTCTGTGGGTCAATGCTAAACAGGTCACGGACGCGCTCAGGTGCGTAGCCACTGAAGGAGTAGAGCACCTCTCCATTGGTACCCTCGTCGGCATCGGTGGCATTAAGGTCGATGACGGCCGTGCCCAGTGGTGCATTCTCTGGCAGCTCTACCACGTAGGAGGCTGCCTCAAAGACGGGGCTGTTGTCATTGGAGTCAATGAGGCGCACGTTGATTTGCACTGTGCCCGAGCGTGGTGGGTCGCCACCATCCAGTGCTGTCAGCACCAGGGTGTGGTGGCTCTGCTCCTCACGATCTAATGGCTTCTGTATGACTAGCTCTGGAAACTTCGTGCCATCACCACGGGACTTCACATCGAGGGAAAAGAGGCCGTAGTCATCACGGGTGAGCAGGTAGGTGCGCAGCCCATTGTCCCCGGCATCTGGGTCATGGGCGCTAGTGAGGGGGAAGCGAGTGCCCGGCGCAGCATTTTCTGAGATGTCCATGTCCACCTGGTCAGAGGGAAAAGACGGTGCATTGTCGTTCAGGTCCTGGATCTCCACCTTGATCATGCAGATCTCCTGGTCGTTGGCGAACACCTCGAGGGACAGCTGGCACTTGGCGCTGCGTCGGCACAGCGCCTCGCGGTCGATGCGCTGCTTGGTGTAGAGCAGCCCGCTCTCCCCGTCCACGTCCAGGAGGTGCGGGGCCGAGTTCTCCAGTACCCGGAAACTGGATTTGGGGCtgcggccgccgccggggccgccgccgggaGCGCCGCGCTCCGCGGGCAGCATCCCGCctcccgccgcgcccgccgccaGCCGCGCATCGCGGCCGATGTTCCCGATGACCGTGCCCGCTCCCTGCTCCTCCGGCACCGAGTAATTCAGGTTCTTCAGCGACAGGGCAGGAGcccagcagaggaagaagcaacAAATGGAAAGGTACATCCCCGAGCGGGGGTGGgggtggcagcagctgcagcggCGACCAGGGTTGTCCCCGTCTTCTCTGCCTCCCGCGCTGGGtttgttcttcctcctcctccgtcgtctctctctttttttttttccttctctctccccacccctaTATTTTAAGTCCCTGAACCTGTTGCTCTAAAACATCTGCAGAGACACAGGATGAGAGGCAGCAAATGGACCATGTAGCTCAGAGGGAGGGAGCAGTCGGGGGGGCCGGAGGAGGGGGAAGCAGCTTCGGCAGCGTTTCAGCAAGCACTTGCCGTGCTTGCAGTCCTCTCGCAGTTACTTCGGCTGTCCAACTTGGGCAGTGGGAGGAtttcaaaaatcagaaaatttgcAAAAGGTCTTCTCCTCCGGGCAGGCGAAGCGTTCCCGATCCTTGATTCCCCGCAGATGTACaaaggataataaaaataataacaataataaaaaatcgGCGGCAGTGGTTGTTTTTCTAAAAAcgatcaaaaatatttttttaaatatgtgtacTTATGTATACATAGGAAAGGGGGGTGGCCACAGGTCTGTAAGCAGGGGTAGAAAAGCTTATTTGCTACTCATCGCTTGTGATGCGATTGATGAAGTGGAAGGGTGGGAGAcagacagaaggggaaaaaaagtcagcttgTTGTTGAAGCCCTCTTCGTGTGCAGTGAGAGGCAGTGAAATGTCTGATTGCACCGCGGGGCTGTTGGTTTTCAGGGAGTGTTTTGCTGCATTTAGAGATCTAATCTTGCATTGCTTGCGGCGGCGAGCTGCATCTCGCTGCCATCGGTATTTCCCCCCTCTCTGTCTCGAACACCCTCACTCTTTCCTTTCCGAATCAGAAGGCGAGAGAATGAGGATTGTAGGgcaagaggggaaaacaaaacacgcaaaaaaaaaaacaagcaaaaactaGTGTCCGGATTTGtagtttcctttctctccctctactACCAGCCTCGCACGCGtcttttgtggggaaaaaaattaagaaacccACCAGCTGACCGTCATCATTAGCAGTAAATGTATATTTTGAGAGAAATCACAGGCTGTGCTCAATCAGATGcacacttctgtttctttaagaCAGGCCAGTAGCCGCCGCCACCACATCCTTTCTCTCCGTGTATCTATGCGTGTGTGCGTATGCGTGTCTGAGGAGCTTCACTTTTCTCGATGCAGTTTAATTccagtttgcttttctctctagCCGAGAGGAAATCAACAGGCAACCCATGGCAGGAAggcatagattttttttttttttaaaaaaaaaaaaaaaggcgagcaagagagagagaagggggttggggggaagaaagaaagaaaagccaccacacactctctctctctcgctaAAAGGGAAACAGTCTCTGTATTCACAGGGCTGCGCTGTCAAGtgcctctcttttctttctattcagCATCTCCTTCCAATGACACTGCCGCCTAGTCCTCTtcatttgggggggggggggggggggggggggggggggaaagaggaaaaacaatccCGGCAATGAATAAAGTGGGAGATCTTTTAATCGACTCATTCACTTATATTAAAACCTATGCAGTTCCCCGATTGGTGTGATGCATTTTTTTGCAGTCCTTTTAAGCTTTAACAGTCTCTCTTGGCATCTCGGTACAGGGGATAAGATCTGATATACCTTTCCCAGCGATACGGCGTGTAGGTAAATATTGGGGAAGGGTaactaaattttatttcaggttcTTTTAACAACCAGAAATAAGTGAACGGCACATCCAGAAATGCAGGTGTTTCAATATGCTGGATGAGTCAGATCCAGTGGAACAAATCACATTCACTATTGCCTCATGTTCCTCCCTTCACAGACATTAGTTGCAGCTTCTTCCTAACGTTTCTCTGACTCAGTCTATAGATacgaaaaaaaaattaatcggatttttttttttttttggggtgggggggaagaggggaaggggaaaaaaaaaaaagagagaatgcGAGAGGGGAGGGTGTCGGATCCAGCTACACTTTTACTATACCTCTTTCTCCGGGAGACTGAGGATCAGGCAAACAAGGCTGTTATCCACTCACTGGCACAGAGGCGCGTCTGTCTCCTGCTTTGCTGAGTGTTTTTAACCACCTTTCCTCAGTGTTATGTGTGAAATAAATCAGAGATCtttcatattaaaagaaaaaaaaaccacaaccaaagCATAGGTTTCCAATACATAGCTCACAGATCTAGTTCCGAGTCTCAGTTCtgcactgttgttttttttttttcctcctttatttgAGTCCGGACCCAAAGTACACAGTTAATTCTGCAACCTGTGGTAGAGaggctttcaaaagaaaaagaaaaaaaaaataaatattcttctctGCCTCATTGATGGGTGGCCCCTTTCAAACAGACGGTCGCCAGTCTTAGCCAGACAGCACGCGAAATGAACGCCGATTCCCGATAAAACAGATCCATTCCACCAGCCGCCCGTAGGTAAATGGAGAATTCGGCGCAAATTCAACAGTTGGAGCCGCTCTGAGCcgctctctgcctctctctctctctctctctttctcccccccttcctcctccttcctcctcctcactgcagCACTCGCggggccgccgcgccgcgctcGCCCAGCGCCGCTCGCTGACTGCCTCTATTCACCTCACGCCGCGGCTTAAACATTGATACGGATTCCCCGCCAGCCAatcggcggcggcggcggcgaccGGCCCCGGACGCCGACCCGCCAATGGGAGGAGGCAGGtgggcgcgggggcggggccgcggcgggcgcTGGGTGTCATTGATTAGATCGGTTCGGTGGGAGACGCGCAACGTGCGAAGGGCTCGGGCGGGCTGCGGTGTCTCGCCGCCGCGCACCGCAGCGCCGCGCCCCCGATCCTCCCGGCTGCTCCCGGCTTCGCGTTATTGATTTTATATTCCCCCCCgcccttatttatttatttatttttaagacgTGTTAACAAGTCTTCCGTGATGACGGGTGGGAAAGGAGGGGGGAGGCGACCCCCCTCCTCCACGCTCCCCTAAAGCTCTGCGTGGGCGAGGACTTGACTCCGCGGCACGGTCCTCGAGTCCCGCCTGGGGTCCAGCGCACCCCCCCGCTACCCCGGGGATGCATGTGGAGGGGAGGCGGGTGCAGGGGGAGTCCCCCGCCACCCTGCCCCGGCCCTGCGGGAGTCGCTCCAAGCGCGTCTGGCCCTCCCCGAGGGGCGAGTCCTGAGCGCCGGAGCATCCCCCTGCCCGCCGGACCGCGGTGCGGGGGCGCGGTGGCAGCCCCGCGGTGCGGGGCTCGGGGCCGCAGCAGCGCCcgcccctcccttcccttcccgtCCCCCCGGCGCCCGCCTCCGCCCCTGCCGCGGCGGGAGGCTCTCgtccgggggcggcgggcgcggggggggaGGACTGAGGCTGGAAAGGTGAGTGCTCGGATTGTCGTAGCGCCGGTCTCGATCCGCGCGTACCGAAATGGAGCTGCCATTTGTGAGCTGTGAGTGACGAGAGTGTAAGTAGCATGAATCATTtagggggaaaataaaaaaagaaaaaaaaaaagaaaaaaaaaaaaagaaaaaaaaagaaaaatcaactctGGAGCCCCTAACAATTATTTTAGGAGCGGTTCTTAAAAGATTCAGTTAAGGAAGCTTCTCTTTCGCCTTGCTCAATAGGATAATCTTCATCCCTTTCTGAGTTATGATGTCCATAAATATAATTTGTCTTGGAGAAAATCTTTAAGTGTATAAATTCGAATAAGCATTCTTGCTAGACCCATCTTCCCATCCTGAAGACCTCTTTGTAGCTTTGAAACGGATAGTTTGCCATGCAGAACGAGTCTTCTAGTAACCATTATGAAACTAATGCTATGTTAAAATGCAGTATATAAATAAACTATACATACATTAGTGGCAGTGTAAAATCACTACTTTCAGACGTGCCAGCTTTCTGTGTGAGAGCGACAGACAGATGAGATAAAGGATATGTTTAGAAAATGGGATTTGCTTTCTGAAT is a window of Nyctibius grandis isolate bNycGra1 chromosome 2, bNycGra1.pri, whole genome shotgun sequence DNA encoding:
- the PCDH17 gene encoding protocadherin-17, with the protein product MYLSICCFFLCWAPALSLKNLNYSVPEEQGAGTVIGNIGRDARLAAGAAGGGMLPAERGAPGGGPGGGRSPKSSFRVLENSAPHLLDVDGESGLLYTKQRIDREALCRRSAKCQLSLEVFANDQEICMIKVEIQDLNDNAPSFPSDQVDMDISENAAPGTRFPLTSAHDPDAGDNGLRTYLLTRDDYGLFSLDVKSRGDGTKFPELVIQKPLDREEQSHHTLVLTALDGGDPPRSGTVQINVRLIDSNDNSPVFEAASYVVELPENAPLGTAVIDLNATDADEGTNGEVLYSFSGYAPERVRDLFSIDPQSGLIRVKGNLDYEESGLIEIDVQARDLGPNPIPAHCKVTVRLIDRNDNAPTIGFVSVRQGALSEAAPPGTVIALVRVTDRDSGKNGQLQCRVLGSGSGPGAVPFTLEENYDNFYTVVTDRPLDREAQDEYNVTIVARDGGNPPLNSTKSFSVRILDENDNPPRFSKNLYVLQVPENNIPGEYLGSVLAQDPDLGQNGTVSYSILPGHVGDVSIYTYVSVNPTNGAIYALRSFNYEQTKHFEFRVLAKDSGSPHRESNATVRVTVLDVNDNAPLIVLPALINDTAELQVPRNAGVGYPVGTVRALDSDFGESGRLTYEIVEGNEEHLFEMDPTSGEIRTLHPYWEELSPVAELVVKVSDHGKPSLSAVAKLIVRALAGPLPEAGEPQVNGEQHRRPHWDLSLPLIVTLSTVSIILLAAMITIAVKCKRENKEIRTYNCRIAEYSHPQLGGGGGSGGGGGGNGSGGGKGKKKKISKNDIMLVPSEGEDSRGPLNVMNVVSSPSLATSPMYFDYQTRLPLSSPRSEVMYLKPASNNLTVPQGHVGCHTSFTGQGTNASEAPPSRMSIIQTDNFPAEPNYMGSRQQFVQSSSTFKDPERASLRDSGHGDSDQADSDQDTNKGSCCDMSVREALKMKTTSTKSQPLEQEQEECVNCTDECRVLGHSDRCWMPQFPAASQSENADYRTNLFVPTVEANVETETYETVNPTGKKTFCTFGKDKREHTILIANVKPYLKAKRALSPLLQEVPSASNSPTKTCIEPCTSTKGPLDGCEVKSGALAEPSSQYLSTDSQYLSPSKQSKDTPFIASDQMARAFADVHSRVSRDSSEMDSVLEQLDRSARDLGRESVDAEEVVREIDKLLQDCRGSDPVAVRK